The genomic DNA AATAACTTTTTGTGAAGGTGTTGTTAACATGAAGGTGTGTGGTTTGACTTGGCAGTCATGAAAGCGTTGTCTTAGGCAGAGCCAAAATTAGTTTTGAGCCCTTGTGAAGCACAACCCTTTCCTAAATTGCATGTGCTCTGACTTTGTGGTTCTGAACTTCTAAGGTGGACACGTTCTGAGTGTCTGTTCACCATAAAAAGATTTAAGCCACATTTCTCTGGTTTTCAGCTTGGCTTCTACTGCTGCATCTGCTGAGCCCTCCTCCCCACGGCGCTCTCAGGAGATCCCAGTgacacccccagctcctctcccagccccatTTCCTGCACACAACCAACCTGGGGAGCGGAATGCTGCTCCACAAGCTAACGAGGTGGCCAACCAGGACTTAAGGATGAACGCCCAGGGGGGTCCTCTCatgggggaagaggaggagggtgGCCATCGAGACTGGTTGGACTGGCTGTACTCTGCAACGCTGTTCTATGTTTTTGTCAACATCGTCTATTTCTACTCCAGCgtcagcagattcctcctggTGATGGGTGGCACTGTTCTGATGTATCTGTAAGTGCATAGTTGGGATATTGAGTGCTGTCAGATGTTGCAGTGAAGTGCTGCACCCTGGGGGGAGGCGAGCTTTCTGATGTTAGAGCTTTATGGGGATTGTATACCTGGGGAAGGTGAACCTTTCATCTCACCCTGACATACCTCAGTGTTCAGCAAAAATACTGTTACAGCCTCTGGGTTCAGAGAAGAATGGGTAGGTGATGGGGAATGGTCTTGCCCCCTCTTCTGGTGTAGTTGACTTTCCTTTTTGGAAGGCAATTGGAAGACCAAGTAACTCTTAGTGTAAagccccagcagctctctgaaagTTCAGTGAAACAACAGACAAGGGCTTGAAATCTTGGGAGAGAACCTTGCACCTTCTCTGTAAGTCATGGAGGCACGTGGGTTTTTGTCACCTTCTCAGGAAAGAAGACAAAGCTTAAAAAGTGATGTCCTGAGTTGCTTTTAAGCTGCTCTAGAGGGGAAAAATTGGGGATAAATCTCTTAGGAGTACAGTACAGATAGCCTGCCCTTGGGTGACGTTTTTGGGGTGTCTGACAGAATGTCCCCTCATGTTTGATCACATGTGAGATAATGGGTGCAGGCCTGTGAGTTCCTGTCAGCCTCAGAGctgaaactgcagcagcttAAAAATGCACTTTGATATATTCAGACTTGTAGAAAGAAGGCTGGCTTTGTCAGGTCCTTAGACACAGTGTTGGTAATGCCCAAATAGAATGTTGTTGAATTACCCCGGTGTGTCAGGGAGGAGTCGTGTAAGCAGCATTAACACAGATACGTTGCCTTCCCTCAGGCACCACGTTGGCTGGTTCCCCTTTAGACAACGACGAGCTCAGCCTTTCCCAGATAACATTCCTCCTCAAGCTGCTGTAAACCAGGACCAGAACAATAACTTACAGGTATTGCGTTTTCCAAAACATGGGCATGCAATGaagtttttgctgtttgtaCAAGTAGTTTACTAATTATCCAAGTAGGGAAAATTCTGAATTATTGTAGAGAAGCATCTTCTGTGTGGAATAATTGCCAGCCTGCTTCCTCTTATGGGGTATGAAGTGCTGCATGTTATCTCCTACTTGTTAGCTATTGGAGAGTGGTCTGTTGCAGTCTAAGTTCTGTAACTGAACTCAGGTCTGAGTATGTGAGCAAGTTGAGTTCTGCATTTCCAGTGACGCTTGGGGTTGTTGTCAGTGTTTGCTGAGTTCCTTGGCTGTAAAGGAAACAGCTGACCAGATAAACCACGTGTGCGTCTGTCCTGAGCAGTATATTCTTTCTTTGGTTGTTGGGGTTACTTCAGTAGAGAAGCACTGTGTAGGTTTTATATTGACAGTCAAAATCAGCTTAGCACCTGATTCTCATAATGCATGTCTGCAGTGATTCTCACTGAATGTTCTTCCTTTCAGCAGGGAGGgaatgcaggcagagcagaggagcctGAGGCCCTTCCTGATGCGGGACAAGTTCTGCCAGAGCTGCCACAGAACAACCCATCCCTTATGAGCACAGTGTGGCTGTTTTTCAAGACCTTCTTTGCATCCCTCCTTCCAGAAGGGCCCAGGCTGACCCGCAACTGACGTGGCACCATTTGCTTTTATGGAACATCggtgagcagagcagatgcCAATCCCAAAACAGGAGTGAAAACGTGTGGCATTTCTCTGGCCTTCACTGACGAAGCTGCAAGAGGCCTTAAGTTGTTGCAATACAG from Lagopus muta isolate bLagMut1 chromosome 12, bLagMut1 primary, whole genome shotgun sequence includes the following:
- the HERPUD1 gene encoding homocysteine-responsive endoplasmic reticulum-resident ubiquitin-like domain member 1 protein isoform X2, yielding MAEEPSLSLLVRSPARRHPDLRLRAAPAWSVRRLKAELRRRAPGAPAEEDQKLIYCGKLLLDHQLLHEFLPGEELHALHLVYNQRTPTDVPESSTEVKATQPELMTEARQEPAAASSDGGRLRCSPGGQAAAEAGARPETPQHAFQAVPPGFSMYTTYSMLQMSWLQQIYARQYYMQYLASTAASAEPSSPRRSQEIPVTPPAPLPAPFPAHNQPGERNAAPQANEVANQDLRMNAQGGPLMGEEEEGGHRDWLDWLYSATLFYVFVNIVYFYSSVSRFLLVMGGTVLMYLHHVGWFPFRQRRAQPFPDNIPPQAAVNQDQNNNLQQGGNAGRAEEPEALPDAGQVLPELPQNNPSLMSTVWLFFKTFFASLLPEGPRLTRN
- the HERPUD1 gene encoding homocysteine-responsive endoplasmic reticulum-resident ubiquitin-like domain member 1 protein isoform X1, producing MAEEPSLSLLVRSPARRHPDLRLRAAPAWSVRRLKAELRRRAPGAPAEEDQKLIYCGKLLLDHQLLHEFLPGQEELHALHLVYNQRTPTDVPESSTEVKATQPELMTEARQEPAAASSDGGRLRCSPGGQAAAEAGARPETPQHAFQAVPPGFSMYTTYSMLQMSWLQQIYARQYYMQYLASTAASAEPSSPRRSQEIPVTPPAPLPAPFPAHNQPGERNAAPQANEVANQDLRMNAQGGPLMGEEEEGGHRDWLDWLYSATLFYVFVNIVYFYSSVSRFLLVMGGTVLMYLHHVGWFPFRQRRAQPFPDNIPPQAAVNQDQNNNLQQGGNAGRAEEPEALPDAGQVLPELPQNNPSLMSTVWLFFKTFFASLLPEGPRLTRN
- the HERPUD1 gene encoding homocysteine-responsive endoplasmic reticulum-resident ubiquitin-like domain member 1 protein isoform X3 gives rise to the protein MAEEPSLSLLVRSPARRHPDLRLRAAPAWSVRRLKAELRRRAPGAPAEEDQKLIYCGKLLLDHQLLHEFLPGQEELHALHLVYNQRTPTDVPESSTEVKATQPELMTEARQEPAAASSDGGRLRCSPGGQAAAEAGARPETPQHAFQAVPPGFSMYTTYSMLQMSWLQQIYARQYYMQYLASTAASAEPSSPRRSQEIPVTPPAPLPAPFPAHNQPGERNAAPQANEVANQDLRMNAQGGPLMGEEEEGGHRDWLDWLYSATLFYVFVNIVYFYSSVSRFLLVMGGTVLMYLHHVGWFPFRQRRAQPFPDNIPPQAAVNQDQNNNLQGGNAGRAEEPEALPDAGQVLPELPQNNPSLMSTVWLFFKTFFASLLPEGPRLTRN